From one Trifolium pratense cultivar HEN17-A07 linkage group LG1, ARS_RC_1.1, whole genome shotgun sequence genomic stretch:
- the LOC123911922 gene encoding uncharacterized isomerase BH0283-like, whose translation MAKKPVKYYVVDAFTDSAFKGNPAAVCLLEEEEEKDNQWLQSVAAEFNMPMTAYLTPIHGTSVPRFGVRYFTPSSTEVNLCGHATLAAAHILFSSGLGDKNVIEFVTLSGLLTAKKVPSIDVTSAPNLQNGEAKDGFYIELDFPADPIAEFNSNDTSLISEALNGASIVDIKRTQIADDIFVVVTSGKNVTEVQPQLDAISKLPGRGVTVTGIAPPESGFDFYSRFFAPKYGINEDPVCGTAHCGLASYWSKKLGKCDLNAYQASARGGILNLRVDEQKQSVFFRGKAVIVMEGCVLV comes from the exons ATGGCAAAGAAACCTGTGAAATATTACGTG GTTGATGCTTTCACTGATTCAGCATTCAAAGGAAATCCAGCAGCAGTGTGTTtattagaagaagaagaagagaaggatAATCAATGGTTGCAATCAGTTGCTGCTGAATTCAATATGCCTATGACTGCTTATTTAACTCCCATTCATGGAACCTCTGTTCCTCGTTTTGGTGTTAGATATTTTACTCCTTCTAGTACCGAG GTTAATCTTTGTGGGCATGCTACATTAGCAGCTGCACACATACTTTTCTCATCTGGTTTGGGGGACAAGAATGTTATTGAATTTGTGACGCTATCTGGACTTTTAACTGCTAAAAAAGTCCCTTCGATCGATGTCACCAGTGCACCAAATTTGCAGAATGGTGAAGCTAAGGATGGATTCTATATTGAATTGGATTTTCCTGCTGATCCTATTGCAGAATTCAACTCTAATGACACTTCTCTTATTTCTGAGGCATTGAATGGTGCTTCCATAGTTGATATAAAGAGGACTCAAATTGCAGATGATATATTT GTTGTTGTCACATCTGGAAAAAATGTCACAGAAGTACAGCCACAACTTGATGCAATTTCTAAATTACCTGGAAGGGGAGTAACTGTCACAGGGATTGCTCCTCCAGAGTCCGGATTTGATTTCTATAGTCGATTCTTCGCCCCAAAATATGGAATCAATGAG GATCCTGTTTGTGGGACTGCACATTGTGGCTTGGCATCATACTGGAGCAAGAAGCTGGGAAAGTGTGATTTAAATGCTTATCAG GCATCAGCTAGAGGGGGAATTCTCAATCTTCGTGTTGATGAACAGAAACAAAGTGTGTT